ATAGACGTTGTACCCCCACGTGAACAACCCGAATAGAGCCATGGCAATCAGATAGCTCGTTGTGAAGAGATCATCGAGGAAGGTGGTGTAGGGAAGCTTCGGCAAGGAGGAGTGGTACGACTGCTGCAGAAAAATCAGCGTGAGCAGGGCCGTTGACGGAATGGCAAGGCGTACATCGGAGAGGGTTCCCTCCACCGATGGCGCCATCAGCACGATCGAATTGATGATCATCAGGGGGATGATCCAGTTCACAATCCCTGGCCACAAATTCGACTGATAAGTCACTTCCAAGCGAACCTGGCTGAGCTGGGGGCGATACCAGGAGCCCAGGCTGTTGGAGCTCCGGCGCAGAAATGGTTTGAAACTGGCGCCCTGAAGCTGGTAGCCGCTGAGAGAGCCCAATTCCCCCACGAGATCGTCGTTGGAGGGGGCAGGCAGTAGACGCAGATCGGCGTATTTCTGGGAGGTCCAGAGCGGTTCGAGCTCGATGATGATCGGCACCTTCAGCACATCGAAGGGATCTCTTCGGAAGTCCACAGCATCGTCGTAGAACCGACTCGAGAAGCGGAAGAGCAGCTGACGTCGTCCACCCGAGAGCTCCCGCGGCCCTGCAGCGGATGGCTCAAAGGTGGAGTCCCATGTCTCGATGCGATTGGTCAGTGAAATCAGATCGGCGGGGTCAGTGTCGTAACGCTGGAGCAGCTCTTCCACCTCGGGGAGCCACTCCAACCAGATCTCACCATCTGCTGTGAAGGTGCGCGAGTTGAGATTGAGTTCGTAGATCTTGTCGAGATGAATACCCGCATAGATGAACGGGTGTTTGGCGACGAGCTCCTCCGAGGGCTGAACGGCCTCCAGACCTGCGGTGCCTTCCATCTCCTGCTGCACCGCGGCAGGGTGAATTGTTTCCGCGCTCGGGCCGCGATCAACGATCGCGCGTGTGCCCAGCAGGAGAGTGATTGCCAGAACCGAGGCAATGAGCAGAAACCCGAAGCGTCTTGAGATGGTCCGGCGCATTCGTCGACTGACGTTCACCCAGGATGGCTGAAGGGAAGGTTGGCGTCAGTGTGCTGGTATCCCCTGTCGTTCACCCCTCAGAGCACCTGCACCACTTCGCTCACCTCGGGAATGGACTCACGCATTTTGCGTTCGATCCCCATCTTCAGCGTCATGGTGCTGCTGGGGCAGCTGCCGCAGGCTCCTTGAAGCCGTACCTTCACCACAGGCCCGTCAATCTCAACCACTTCCACGTTGCCGCCGTCGGCCATCAGGAAGGGGCGAAGCTCGTCGAGCACCTTCTCCACGTTTTCGCTGGTCAGCGGCATCGTTTCGGAGCTCATGGCCGGAATTAAGACGTTTAGAACCAGCGTAGGCATGCGCCCGTCACGGTTGATCCATACGCTTGGTGAAGGGTGCCCTTCTGCTGTGGATCGATACGACGCTGTGCTAGTGGGCGCTGGGATCATGAGTGCCACCCTGGCATCGCTCCTGCATGCCCTGGACCCCAGGCTCAGGCTGCTGTTGGTGGAGGGCTTGGAGGCCCCAGCGTTGGAGAGCAGTGCAGCGATGAACAACGCCGGCACCGGTCATGCGGCCAATTGCGAACTCAATTACACCCCCCAGCGGGATGATGGATCGGTCGCGATAGAGCAGGCCCTCGCGATCAATGCGTCCTTTGAACGCAGTCTTGAGTTCTGGGCATCGCTGGTGGAGCTGGGATCCCTGCAACCAAACCGTTTTCTGCATCGGGTTCCCCACTTGAGCTTCGTATGGGGGGAGAAGGATGTGGCGTTTCTGCGGCAGCGGCACAGCCAACTCAGTGCCCTGCCGGCGTTTGCGGCGATGGAATGGAGCACGGATGCCGGAGAGATCGCCGACTGGATTCCGCTGATGATGGAAGGACGGAATGGTGGTGAGCTGGTCGCCGCCACCAGGGTTCAGCGAGGGATGGATCTGGATTTCGGCAGCCTGACGCAGATGCTGCTGGCACCACTGCAGAGTGCGGGCGCTCTGGATGTGGTGTTCGGCACCCGTGTGCAGAGGCTCAAGCGCTTTCGCACACCACAGATGACTGCTGGTGATTGGCAGCTTGATCTGCGCAGTCCCTCCGGTGCCCGTCAGGTCAGGGCTCCGTTTGTGTTCCTAGGTGCTGGAGGCGGTGCCTTACCGCTGCTTCAGAGCAGCGGGATCCCCGAGGCTGCCGACTTTGCTGGGTTTCCGGTGAGCGGCCAGTGGTTGGTGTGCCAGCAACCAGAACTTGTGGATCATCACTTCGCCAAGGTGTACGGAAAAGCGAAGGTGGGAGCACCACCGATGTCGGTTCCCCATCTCGACACCCGCTGGATTGATGGGAAGAGGTCGTTGCTGTTCGGTCCCTACGCCGGCTTCAGCAGCAAGTTCCTCAAGACGGGTTCGTTGTTGGATCTGCCGAAGTCGGTTCGCATCAGCAATCTGCAGCCCATGCTTCAAGTGGGAGTGAACAACCTCCCCTTGGTGAACTACCTGATCACGCAGCTGCGCCAAAGCCCTGCTGATCGCATGGATGCCCTTCGGGATTTCCTTCCGCAAGCCAGGGAGCAGGACTGGACTCTTTCCGTGGCCGGTCAGCGTGTGCAGATCATCAAGCGAACGCCTGAAGGTGGTCGCCTGCAGATGGGCACCGAAGTCGTGAGCTCCGCGGATGGCTCTTTGGCTGCCCTGCTCGGAGCCTCCCCGGGGGCCAGCACTTCAGTGTCGATCATGCTCACCGTGCTTGAGCGTTGTTTCGCAGAGCCACTGGCGACAGCCGCCTGGCAAGAGCGGCTCAGAGCACTGATCCCCTCCTTCGGCCAAGACCTCAACGCGGATGGCGATGCTCTGCGCCGAACTCGTGAGCGCAGCGATGTGCTTCTTGGATTAGCTGGCTGATCCATCGTGTCGCTGCTGGGCACGCTGCTTCACCAGCCCGGCGACCAATGCCAGTGCGAACACCCCGAGCAGGGCTGCGCCCAGGAGAAGCTTGCCTCCGCTGAGAATCCCCGCCCCAAGTGCCACGATCGGGGCATCACTGAGCAGCACACTCACCAGCAAGGGCAAGGAAAAAGCACGCCAGCTGGTGCCACCGAGGCCAGCGGCGTAACTCACGAAATCAAACAGACCTGTCATCAGAAGACCCGTGAGTAAAAACGGGTTTCCCTCCAGTTGATTGCGACTGAATCCTTCCACCTTGGCCATGGCCTTGTCTCCGACAAGACGTTTGATCGGCCCCCGGCCATAGCTGCGCGCCAACAGAAAAGCGCATTGGCAGAACAGCAAATCTGCGATCACGATGGCGATGAAGCCGGTCTGAAAGCCCAGCAGAGCGCCGGCGAGTAGGGAGTAAGCCGTGCTCGGCAAGGCCGGCAACAGGATGCTGACTCCGCGGAGCAACACGATGCCGACCGGAGCCCAGACTCCCAGGCGTTCCACCTGGTTGCGTAGCGGCTCGAGTCCGTGCACCTGGACCAGGTGAAACAGCACAGCGAGTCCTGCAATGCTCGCAGCGATCAGCAGGAATCGGCGGAGGCGAAGCATGGGCTGATGCGCGTTTCACACCATCGAAGTTCCCACAGGGAGTGTGATGTCTGTGCCTCGCTCGGCGATACCGCAATGCTGTTTTCAGCCTTTCGTCAGGGGAGACGACAGATTCACGATCAGTACACCCGCTGTGATCAGCCCCATCCCGATGAGCTGACCTCCTGTGGGGACCTGTCGGTAGGCCACCACGCCAATCAGCACGATCGCCACAATGCCGATCCCGCTCCAGAGGGCATAGCTGATGCCCATGGGAATGGTCTTCACCACCCGTGACATCAGCGTCATCGAAAGCCCATACGCAGTGAGCACAACCAGAGTTGGCCATGGACGGCTGAATCCGTCCGAAACCTTCAGGCAAGAGGTGCCGATCACCTCAGCGCCGATGGCGAGCAGCAACAGAGCCCAGGGAGAGAGGGACGGCATGGAATCGGATCGCTGATCGTTTCAGTGTGCCGATCCAGCCCCCGTAGGATCACCGCGCTGAATGCCGTCTCCAATGGCCAATCTCGACCAGGCTCCCAGCCGCAGCATGCCCAATCTGTTGCATGTGCTCCCGGCCTTCGCCGATGAATCTGAGCTGCGTCTGAACACGATCGTGGAACTCAACTCCAACACGATCAACAAGTACGAGCTGATCACAGAAACCGGTCATCTGAAGCTGGATCGCGTCGGTTATTCCTCGCTGGCCTATCCCTTCGCCTACGGCTGCATTCCTCGCACCTGGGATGAGGATGGCGATCCACTTGACATTGAAATCGTCAACGTCACCGAACCGCTCATCCCCGGATCAATTGTTGAGGCCCGCATCATCGGCATCATGACGTTTGATGATGGTGGAGAAGTCGACGACAAAGTGATCGCTGTGCTGGCTGACGACAAGCGCATGGATCACATCAAGAGCTTCGAG
The sequence above is a segment of the Synechococcus sp. PROS-7-1 genome. Coding sequences within it:
- a CDS encoding NifU family protein, which gives rise to MSSETMPLTSENVEKVLDELRPFLMADGGNVEVVEIDGPVVKVRLQGACGSCPSSTMTLKMGIERKMRESIPEVSEVVQVL
- a CDS encoding malate:quinone oxidoreductase, with the protein product MRPSRLIHTLGEGCPSAVDRYDAVLVGAGIMSATLASLLHALDPRLRLLLVEGLEAPALESSAAMNNAGTGHAANCELNYTPQRDDGSVAIEQALAINASFERSLEFWASLVELGSLQPNRFLHRVPHLSFVWGEKDVAFLRQRHSQLSALPAFAAMEWSTDAGEIADWIPLMMEGRNGGELVAATRVQRGMDLDFGSLTQMLLAPLQSAGALDVVFGTRVQRLKRFRTPQMTAGDWQLDLRSPSGARQVRAPFVFLGAGGGALPLLQSSGIPEAADFAGFPVSGQWLVCQQPELVDHHFAKVYGKAKVGAPPMSVPHLDTRWIDGKRSLLFGPYAGFSSKFLKTGSLLDLPKSVRISNLQPMLQVGVNNLPLVNYLITQLRQSPADRMDALRDFLPQAREQDWTLSVAGQRVQIIKRTPEGGRLQMGTEVVSSADGSLAALLGASPGASTSVSIMLTVLERCFAEPLATAAWQERLRALIPSFGQDLNADGDALRRTRERSDVLLGLAG
- a CDS encoding TVP38/TMEM64 family protein: MLRLRRFLLIAASIAGLAVLFHLVQVHGLEPLRNQVERLGVWAPVGIVLLRGVSILLPALPSTAYSLLAGALLGFQTGFIAIVIADLLFCQCAFLLARSYGRGPIKRLVGDKAMAKVEGFSRNQLEGNPFLLTGLLMTGLFDFVSYAAGLGGTSWRAFSLPLLVSVLLSDAPIVALGAGILSGGKLLLGAALLGVFALALVAGLVKQRAQQRHDGSAS
- a CDS encoding multidrug efflux SMR transporter, with protein sequence MPSLSPWALLLLAIGAEVIGTSCLKVSDGFSRPWPTLVVLTAYGLSMTLMSRVVKTIPMGISYALWSGIGIVAIVLIGVVAYRQVPTGGQLIGMGLITAGVLIVNLSSPLTKG
- a CDS encoding inorganic diphosphatase; this translates as MANLDQAPSRSMPNLLHVLPAFADESELRLNTIVELNSNTINKYELITETGHLKLDRVGYSSLAYPFAYGCIPRTWDEDGDPLDIEIVNVTEPLIPGSIVEARIIGIMTFDDGGEVDDKVIAVLADDKRMDHIKSFEDLGDHWKKETTYYWEHYKDLKKPGTCTVNGFFGTEKAVEIIKTCEARYMAEIDPKLVD